A stretch of the Saccharolobus caldissimus genome encodes the following:
- a CDS encoding ZPR1-type zinc finger protein has translation MPKKKQSDPYVCPNCGTKVDKPQKTWQLISPLPDSYGRITITVMGSFVCPNCGNRWKAVVSKIKAGGSSVEIEGKKGVKKIESKDSSEKAEEGEIIELDLSDLDEDEEE, from the coding sequence ATGCCAAAAAAGAAACAATCAGACCCATACGTTTGTCCTAACTGTGGAACTAAAGTGGATAAGCCTCAAAAAACATGGCAATTAATATCTCCGTTACCAGATTCCTATGGTAGGATAACAATAACAGTAATGGGATCTTTTGTATGTCCAAATTGTGGAAATAGATGGAAGGCTGTGGTATCTAAAATCAAGGCAGGCGGTTCATCAGTAGAAATAGAGGGAAAGAAAGGTGTGAAGAAAATAGAGTCTAAAGATTCTAGCGAAAAAGCTGAAGAAGGGGAAATAATAGAACTTGATTTAAGTGATTTAGATGAAGATGAAGAAGAGTGA
- the gcvH gene encoding glycine cleavage system protein GcvH, whose product MSEIKVGKYIVLTDRLYTETDEWVKIEGDIAIVGITDYAQKKLRDIVGIELPQIQKEVKAGEPVGVVESVKAAADIFSPLSGIIIEVNQALVEHPETINKDPYGNGWIFKLKITDPNEKEKLLSPEKYIDKIKGG is encoded by the coding sequence ATGAGTGAGATAAAAGTAGGTAAATATATAGTTTTAACTGATAGACTTTATACAGAAACCGATGAGTGGGTTAAAATAGAGGGCGATATAGCAATCGTGGGTATAACCGATTATGCTCAAAAGAAATTAAGGGATATTGTAGGGATAGAATTACCTCAGATTCAAAAAGAAGTTAAAGCAGGGGAGCCAGTAGGAGTAGTTGAGTCCGTGAAAGCTGCAGCTGACATTTTTTCTCCCCTAAGTGGTATAATAATAGAAGTTAATCAAGCTCTAGTGGAGCATCCAGAAACTATAAATAAAGATCCTTATGGTAACGGCTGGATTTTTAAACTGAAAATTACCGATCCCAATGAGAAAGAGAAATTACTTAGTCCAGAAAAGTATATTGATAAAATTAAAGGTGGTTAA
- the cdvC gene encoding cell division protein CdvC: MSAQIMLEDMARKYAILAVRADKEGKVEDAINYYKKAIEVLSQIIVLYPESVARTAYEQMINEYKKRISYLEKILPASVNSEDNERNVEDVIITEKPKITFNDIVGLEDVKEALREAIIYPTKRPDLFPLGWPRGILLYGPPGCGKTMIAAAVANEIDSIFIQLDAASVMSKWLGEAEKNVANIFKMAREESKKQNKPAIIFIDELDALLGVYSTEVGGEARVRNQFLKEMDGLLDKSENYKVYVIGATNKPWRLDEPFLRRFQKRIYVKLPDYEQRLALFKYYVSKIKLANDVSLEELARLTEGYTASDIRDIVQAAHIKVVKEMFKNNLNEPRPITMQDFKEILKVRMPSVNPELIKAYEAWTEKFKAL; the protein is encoded by the coding sequence ATGAGTGCTCAAATAATGTTAGAGGATATGGCTAGGAAATATGCTATCTTGGCCGTAAGAGCAGATAAAGAGGGAAAAGTAGAAGATGCGATAAATTATTATAAGAAAGCTATAGAAGTATTAAGCCAAATTATAGTATTATATCCGGAATCTGTAGCTAGAACCGCTTACGAACAGATGATCAACGAATACAAGAAGAGAATAAGTTATCTAGAGAAGATTTTACCAGCTTCTGTGAACAGTGAAGATAATGAAAGAAATGTAGAAGATGTAATCATAACTGAAAAGCCGAAAATAACATTCAACGATATAGTAGGATTAGAAGATGTAAAGGAAGCTTTAAGGGAAGCGATAATATATCCTACTAAACGCCCAGATTTGTTCCCACTTGGTTGGCCTAGAGGAATACTATTATACGGACCACCAGGTTGTGGAAAAACTATGATAGCAGCTGCAGTAGCAAACGAAATCGACTCAATTTTTATTCAATTAGATGCTGCATCAGTAATGTCCAAATGGTTAGGAGAAGCTGAGAAAAATGTTGCTAATATATTTAAAATGGCAAGGGAAGAATCTAAGAAACAAAATAAGCCCGCAATAATATTCATAGATGAACTTGATGCTCTATTAGGAGTGTATTCTACAGAAGTAGGGGGAGAAGCTAGAGTTAGGAATCAATTCCTAAAAGAAATGGATGGATTACTTGACAAATCTGAAAATTATAAAGTATATGTGATAGGGGCTACTAACAAACCGTGGAGATTAGATGAACCGTTCTTAAGAAGATTCCAGAAGAGGATTTATGTAAAGCTACCAGATTATGAACAAAGATTGGCATTGTTTAAATATTACGTATCCAAAATTAAATTAGCTAATGACGTAAGTTTAGAGGAACTGGCCAGATTAACAGAAGGATATACCGCAAGTGATATTAGGGATATCGTACAGGCTGCTCATATAAAGGTTGTTAAAGAAATGTTTAAAAATAACCTAAACGAGCCTCGACCTATTACTATGCAGGACTTTAAGGAAATATTAAAAGTTAGAATGCCCAGTGTAAATCCAGAGCTTATAAAAGCTTATGAGGCTTGGACTGAGAAATTTAAAGCCTTATAA
- the gcvPA gene encoding aminomethyl-transferring glycine dehydrogenase subunit GcvPA yields MDKHPWLPNLSSIEDMLKEIGVNDIEDLFKDIPKEVRLNRLLNVGKGKPLSEYEIAKEIEEKSSKNVKLKVPPFIGAGICPHYVPYAVKFIISRSEFYTSYTPYQPEISQGLLQALFEYQSLIAELLEMEVVNASMYDWGSALAEAVLMANRINSRKTILVPENINPYHKEVLKTWIQGKGLKLEEVKYDRETGTINIEDFERKINDNTTAVYIQQPNFFGNFETEIEHIVDTAKHKKALTIMGVNPLSLGLIKPPGEYGIDIAVGDGQELGLPLNFGGPLMGILAVRWDMTLVRQMPGRIVGITKDMSSNIGFTLILQTREQFIKREKATSNITTNEALMAIANAVYLSLLGKEGIRELAEEIYYRSHYAAKKLEQIRGVKKLFNSDFFEEFVIRFPVNYDKIHEKLKKIKIQGGLKLSDFTALFCVTEVHDKDAIDLLAATIEEAINDVETS; encoded by the coding sequence ATGGATAAGCATCCTTGGTTACCGAACTTAAGTTCAATTGAAGATATGCTAAAGGAAATTGGAGTTAATGACATTGAGGACCTCTTTAAAGACATTCCAAAGGAAGTTAGATTAAATAGGTTACTAAATGTAGGAAAAGGTAAACCTTTGTCTGAATACGAAATTGCAAAAGAAATTGAAGAAAAGAGTTCTAAAAACGTAAAATTAAAAGTACCACCTTTTATAGGTGCAGGAATATGTCCTCATTATGTCCCTTATGCAGTAAAATTTATTATAAGTAGGTCAGAATTTTATACTTCTTATACACCTTATCAGCCAGAAATTTCACAAGGGCTCCTGCAGGCTTTATTTGAGTATCAAAGCCTAATTGCAGAACTCCTAGAAATGGAGGTCGTAAATGCCTCAATGTATGATTGGGGCTCAGCATTAGCAGAGGCCGTATTAATGGCTAACAGAATTAATTCTAGAAAAACTATATTAGTTCCAGAAAATATTAACCCATACCATAAAGAGGTCCTAAAGACATGGATTCAAGGTAAGGGATTAAAATTAGAGGAAGTTAAATACGATAGAGAAACTGGAACTATTAATATAGAAGATTTTGAGAGAAAAATTAATGATAATACTACAGCAGTATATATACAACAACCGAATTTCTTTGGAAATTTTGAGACAGAAATAGAGCATATTGTAGATACGGCTAAACATAAAAAAGCGTTAACGATCATGGGTGTCAATCCACTATCCTTAGGTCTTATAAAACCCCCTGGAGAATACGGAATTGATATAGCAGTTGGTGACGGGCAGGAATTGGGATTGCCGCTAAATTTTGGTGGGCCGTTAATGGGAATACTTGCAGTAAGATGGGACATGACTCTTGTAAGACAAATGCCCGGTAGAATTGTAGGAATTACAAAAGACATGAGTAGTAACATAGGATTTACTCTTATACTTCAAACTAGAGAACAGTTTATTAAAAGGGAAAAAGCGACATCTAATATAACTACTAATGAAGCATTAATGGCTATAGCTAACGCCGTATATCTTAGCTTATTAGGGAAAGAGGGTATAAGAGAATTAGCTGAGGAAATATATTACAGAAGCCATTATGCAGCCAAAAAGTTAGAACAAATTAGGGGAGTTAAAAAACTTTTTAACTCTGACTTCTTTGAGGAATTCGTTATCAGATTCCCTGTGAATTATGATAAAATACATGAAAAGTTGAAGAAAATAAAAATACAAGGAGGATTAAAATTATCGGATTTTACGGCTTTGTTCTGTGTTACTGAGGTTCACGATAAAGATGCAATTGATTTACTCGCAGCCACAATAGAAGAGGCGATTAATGATGTGGAGACAAGCTAA
- the eno gene encoding phosphopyruvate hydratase produces MINRFLIEKIRGLEIIDSRGNPTIRVFVKTKDNIEAFGDAPAGASKGTREAVEVRDSNGLTVKKAVDIVNYIIDPALRGFDVRDQSKIDKTLIEMDSTENKSKLGGNTTIATSIAVLKTAAKALGLEVFKYISGPRYPRIPIPLLNIINGGLHAGNKLKIQEFIIIPVKFNTFKEALFAAIDVYKNLKSLIAERFGKIYTAVGDEGGFSPPLETTRDALDLLYTSIKNSGYENQIFIGMDAASTDFYDEKRKTYNIDSKELSEDQLFEYYLQLSNQYPILYLEDPFEENSFEKFAELQKELKNTIVTGDDLYTTNIKYLKIGIEKKSTKGVIVKPNQIGTITETFEFIDLARRNSIKTIVSHRSGETEDSFIADFAIGESSDFIKTGAPARGERTSKYNRLLEIENKYELEYNGKYFSI; encoded by the coding sequence ATGATTAATCGTTTTTTGATAGAGAAGATTAGGGGCTTAGAAATAATAGATTCTAGAGGTAACCCAACAATAAGAGTTTTTGTAAAAACAAAGGATAATATAGAAGCATTTGGTGACGCTCCAGCTGGAGCATCTAAAGGAACAAGAGAAGCTGTTGAAGTTAGGGATTCAAATGGTCTTACAGTAAAAAAAGCTGTAGACATAGTGAATTACATAATAGACCCAGCTCTACGTGGTTTCGATGTTAGAGATCAATCTAAAATTGATAAAACCTTAATAGAAATGGATTCGACTGAAAATAAGTCAAAACTAGGTGGAAATACGACTATAGCTACTTCTATTGCAGTTTTAAAAACAGCAGCTAAAGCATTAGGTCTAGAAGTCTTTAAGTACATTTCTGGGCCTAGATATCCACGTATACCTATTCCACTTCTTAACATAATTAATGGAGGACTTCATGCAGGAAATAAATTAAAAATTCAAGAATTTATAATAATTCCAGTTAAATTTAACACGTTTAAGGAAGCACTTTTTGCTGCTATAGATGTATATAAAAACCTAAAAAGTTTAATAGCTGAAAGATTTGGAAAAATCTATACTGCGGTAGGAGATGAAGGAGGATTTTCTCCACCTTTAGAGACTACTAGAGATGCCTTAGATCTTTTATATACTTCCATTAAAAACTCAGGCTATGAGAATCAAATATTTATAGGAATGGATGCTGCATCAACGGATTTTTACGATGAAAAAAGAAAAACATACAATATTGATAGTAAAGAACTCAGTGAAGATCAGTTATTTGAATATTATTTACAACTATCTAATCAATATCCTATACTATATTTAGAGGATCCTTTTGAAGAAAATTCATTTGAAAAATTTGCCGAATTACAAAAAGAACTAAAAAATACAATTGTCACTGGAGACGATCTTTATACTACTAACATTAAGTATCTTAAAATAGGTATAGAAAAAAAGTCCACGAAAGGTGTTATAGTTAAGCCAAATCAGATAGGAACAATAACGGAAACTTTTGAATTCATTGATTTAGCAAGAAGAAATTCGATAAAAACAATTGTTAGCCATAGAAGTGGAGAAACTGAAGATTCTTTCATAGCGGATTTTGCAATAGGTGAGTCGTCAGATTTCATAAAAACCGGTGCCCCAGCTAGAGGAGAAAGAACAAGTAAATACAATAGATTACTGGAGATAGAAAATAAATATGAACTAGAATACAATGGGAAATATTTTTCAATTTAA
- the gcvPB gene encoding aminomethyl-transferring glycine dehydrogenase subunit GcvPB, which yields MMWRQAKWDEPLIFELSNNKGKQGILINKDERIRNEIKNMSIPKKLLREKAPELPNLSELEVVRHFIRLSQMSFGVDTGIMPLGSCTMKYNPKIEEKAPEITEEHHPLEDEDYVQGILEMIYELQNWFSEITGMDECSLQVPAGSAGEFAGVLMIKKYHETHNRQYKDEMLVADTAHGTNPASAAMAGYKVIYVKSNNEGLVDIDILREIVNDKTAGFMLTNPNTLGLFEEKILDIAKIIHSTNGVLYYDGANLNGILGITRPGDMGFDIVHLNLHKTFAVPHGGGGPGAGAICAKSELVNYLPYPIVEKVHGKYKLSKIPKNSIGKIATFYGNVGNLARSYVYLLGLGPQGIELVGKMSTLATNYLIAKLRDVKELELIAPNRPRKHEVVFSAKKLAETTGVTANDIAKALIDNGFYAPTIYFPPIIEEALMIEPTETEPKEELDKFANTLRKIVEMAKLKSENILNSPTNTAVKRLDQVYANHPSTITPTYRVLRLRREGKINYLK from the coding sequence ATGATGTGGAGACAAGCTAAATGGGATGAGCCATTAATTTTCGAATTAAGCAATAATAAGGGTAAGCAAGGCATCTTGATAAATAAAGATGAGAGAATAAGAAATGAGATAAAAAATATGAGCATCCCTAAGAAATTACTCAGAGAAAAAGCACCAGAGTTACCTAATTTATCAGAGTTAGAGGTGGTAAGACACTTCATAAGATTATCACAAATGAGTTTTGGAGTAGATACTGGAATTATGCCATTAGGCTCTTGCACAATGAAATACAATCCTAAAATAGAGGAAAAAGCGCCAGAAATAACTGAAGAACATCATCCCTTAGAAGATGAAGATTATGTTCAAGGAATATTAGAAATGATTTACGAGTTACAGAATTGGTTTAGTGAAATAACTGGTATGGATGAATGTAGCCTACAAGTCCCAGCTGGTTCTGCTGGAGAATTTGCTGGAGTTCTTATGATTAAAAAATATCATGAAACTCATAATAGGCAATATAAAGATGAAATGTTAGTAGCAGATACCGCTCACGGAACAAATCCAGCTAGTGCAGCAATGGCTGGATATAAGGTAATCTATGTTAAGTCAAATAACGAGGGGTTAGTAGATATTGATATCTTAAGGGAAATAGTTAACGATAAGACTGCCGGTTTTATGTTAACTAATCCTAACACATTAGGCTTATTTGAGGAAAAAATACTCGATATTGCTAAAATAATACATTCTACAAATGGGGTTCTATATTATGATGGGGCTAACCTAAATGGAATATTAGGAATAACAAGACCTGGTGATATGGGATTTGATATAGTACACTTAAATTTACATAAAACCTTTGCTGTTCCTCACGGAGGAGGAGGTCCAGGGGCTGGAGCCATTTGCGCTAAAAGTGAGCTTGTAAATTACCTTCCATACCCAATAGTAGAGAAAGTTCATGGAAAATATAAGTTAAGTAAAATACCGAAAAATAGTATAGGTAAAATAGCTACATTCTACGGAAACGTAGGAAATCTAGCTCGTAGCTACGTATATTTATTAGGTTTAGGTCCTCAAGGCATTGAATTAGTAGGAAAAATGAGCACATTAGCTACTAATTATCTAATAGCTAAGTTAAGAGACGTTAAAGAGTTAGAGCTAATTGCACCTAATAGACCAAGAAAGCATGAAGTAGTATTTAGTGCTAAGAAACTAGCAGAGACTACTGGCGTAACTGCTAATGATATAGCTAAGGCTTTAATAGATAATGGATTTTATGCACCAACCATATATTTTCCGCCAATTATTGAAGAAGCTTTAATGATAGAACCAACAGAAACTGAACCAAAAGAGGAGTTAGATAAATTTGCAAATACATTAAGAAAAATAGTTGAAATGGCAAAACTTAAATCAGAAAATATACTTAATTCTCCCACAAACACTGCCGTGAAAAGGCTGGATCAAGTTTACGCTAATCACCCATCAACAATTACGCCAACATATAGAGTACTCAGACTAAGAAGGGAAGGTAAAATAAATTACCTTAAATAA
- a CDS encoding Hsp20/alpha crystallin family protein has translation MPAYKDLYDLIKSVIEKEISRVEREFERLEKEIEEETKGIYSPLYSFYESEDSYYYLIDVPNIDMSTVYVKVEKHNLRIRCKDKANREYVLNLRLPEDADENSLKVTRAKWLLRISVKRKSV, from the coding sequence ATGCCAGCCTATAAGGATCTTTATGATTTAATAAAGTCTGTTATAGAGAAAGAAATAAGTAGAGTTGAGAGAGAATTTGAAAGATTAGAAAAAGAAATTGAAGAGGAAACTAAAGGAATTTACTCTCCTTTATATTCATTTTACGAATCCGAGGATTCTTATTACTATCTTATTGACGTTCCTAATATTGATATGTCAACCGTCTATGTGAAGGTTGAAAAACACAATTTAAGAATAAGGTGTAAGGATAAAGCTAACAGAGAATATGTATTAAATTTAAGATTACCAGAGGATGCAGATGAGAATTCTTTAAAAGTTACAAGGGCTAAGTGGCTTTTACGCATAAGTGTAAAACGTAAAAGTGTTTAA
- the cdvB gene encoding cell division protein CdvB, giving the protein MLEKLPFIFNGEKKRKAQLGKLLTEISLKLKDQQTRLEEAIRRLKERDKELFEKVVRAQLEGDDAKAKIYAQEIADIRKIIKIIYTAFLAIEKVRLKLDTVQELQGVSLVLYPVAKILGDLKDQIKGIAPEVAIALDSIISSVNGIAVETGAISDRGVVPAAVDEQARQILEEAQKMAEIKVRELLPDLPHPPIDYQPKLQHQKPPVRKITEKDLLDYIVSNGGFLDIDHFSKIYGVDKQDVIKLLEIMQSKGLIAVKS; this is encoded by the coding sequence ATGCTAGAAAAGTTACCGTTTATTTTCAATGGGGAGAAAAAGAGAAAGGCTCAATTAGGTAAATTATTAACTGAGATTTCATTAAAATTAAAAGATCAACAAACTAGACTAGAAGAGGCTATTAGAAGACTAAAGGAAAGAGATAAGGAATTATTTGAAAAAGTGGTTAGAGCACAGTTAGAAGGTGATGATGCAAAGGCTAAAATATACGCACAAGAAATAGCAGACATAAGAAAAATAATTAAAATTATTTATACTGCATTTTTAGCTATAGAAAAAGTAAGATTAAAATTAGATACTGTTCAAGAGCTACAAGGGGTTTCTTTAGTATTATATCCAGTAGCTAAAATATTAGGAGATTTAAAGGATCAAATAAAGGGAATAGCACCAGAAGTTGCAATAGCCTTAGATTCTATTATTAGTAGCGTAAACGGAATAGCAGTAGAGACGGGTGCAATAAGTGATAGAGGAGTAGTCCCAGCTGCAGTAGACGAGCAAGCTAGACAAATATTAGAAGAAGCTCAAAAAATGGCAGAGATTAAAGTTAGAGAGCTGCTTCCAGATTTACCACATCCACCCATAGATTACCAACCTAAATTACAACATCAGAAACCGCCTGTTAGAAAAATTACCGAGAAAGATTTACTAGACTATATTGTGAGTAATGGTGGATTCCTAGATATAGATCATTTTAGTAAAATTTACGGTGTCGATAAGCAAGATGTAATAAAGCTTCTTGAAATTATGCAAAGTAAAGGGTTAATAGCTGTGAAAAGCTAA
- the gcvT gene encoding glycine cleavage system aminomethyltransferase GcvT, with translation MFVSPLYDLEEKIGANFGEFAGWQMPMSFSGYIEEHMAVRTGVAYFNLSHMGRLRIKGNLKELETLIAKEISSAKSGEMIGPTAFLNDKGGFLDDVMAYKISSDECLIVTNAVNREKIIKWIISNSSLDVEDLTFKYIMIAIQGRKIEDILGKIELKPLEFKINTKFLNYDVFLVSRSGWTGENGLEIWATVEIGKQLVSDLLKLGIKPAGLIARDSLRQEMGFVLYGEDINENTTPIEARYWVFSLNKDFIGKDAIIEQLKNGISKIRIGFKMKKGERIIPRHSSKIFSVGNEVGYVTSSIYSPYLNRVIGMGYINPKYFFLGYNLSVDIRGKHYDIKIDEFPFI, from the coding sequence ATGTTTGTTTCACCCCTCTACGATCTTGAGGAGAAAATAGGAGCTAATTTTGGTGAATTTGCAGGATGGCAAATGCCAATGTCCTTTTCGGGCTATATTGAAGAACATATGGCAGTAAGGACTGGAGTAGCTTATTTTAATTTATCACACATGGGTCGACTTAGAATTAAGGGGAACCTAAAGGAACTCGAAACATTGATTGCTAAAGAAATAAGTAGTGCAAAAAGCGGTGAAATGATAGGGCCTACTGCATTTTTAAATGATAAGGGAGGATTTCTCGACGACGTTATGGCATATAAAATTTCTAGCGATGAGTGTCTGATAGTGACTAATGCTGTTAATAGAGAGAAAATAATTAAGTGGATTATTTCTAATAGCAGTCTTGACGTAGAGGATTTAACGTTTAAATATATAATGATAGCTATTCAAGGGAGAAAAATAGAGGATATATTAGGTAAAATTGAATTAAAACCATTAGAATTTAAAATTAATACAAAATTTTTAAATTATGATGTATTTCTAGTTAGCAGATCTGGATGGACAGGTGAGAACGGATTAGAGATTTGGGCTACAGTAGAGATTGGAAAGCAACTAGTGTCAGACTTGCTTAAGTTAGGTATAAAACCCGCGGGTCTTATAGCTAGAGATAGTTTAAGGCAGGAGATGGGTTTCGTACTTTACGGAGAAGATATTAATGAAAATACGACTCCAATAGAGGCTAGATATTGGGTATTTTCTCTAAATAAAGATTTTATAGGAAAAGACGCTATAATAGAACAGTTAAAAAACGGTATTAGTAAGATACGAATTGGTTTTAAAATGAAGAAAGGAGAAAGGATAATTCCTAGACATTCATCGAAGATATTTTCAGTAGGTAATGAAGTAGGCTACGTTACAAGTAGTATCTATTCTCCTTATTTAAATAGAGTCATAGGTATGGGATATATAAATCCTAAGTATTTCTTCTTAGGGTATAACTTAAGTGTGGATATTAGAGGTAAACATTATGATATAAAAATTGATGAATTTCCATTTATCTAG
- a CDS encoding proteasome assembly chaperone family protein: MQEDFELKEKYIPQLSKPAYLLVSLPDAGLVGSIAGEFLINHLDLKEYGEIYSHKYLPPISHVIGGLAKSPLRLYHSNNLILLHSWVAIPANTLYPLARFIVNYAEKYGIETIISVTGVPVPNRLDLDKPTPYWITNSEDFAKELDELNLMKKFDEGYIAGPYATILIESSKKSIRNFVIVVESFLDLPDPEASAVALEIISKIIGFKVDTTSLLKEAEEIRGKIKGLMQQTKQEIPNYAGLKPFTYA, translated from the coding sequence TTGCAGGAAGATTTCGAGCTTAAAGAGAAATACATTCCTCAACTAAGTAAACCTGCTTACCTGTTAGTGAGCTTGCCAGATGCAGGATTAGTAGGAAGTATAGCGGGAGAATTTCTAATTAATCATCTAGACTTAAAGGAATACGGAGAAATATACTCACACAAATATTTACCTCCAATATCTCACGTTATAGGGGGGTTAGCTAAATCCCCATTACGTTTGTACCATTCTAATAATCTGATATTACTTCATTCTTGGGTAGCCATTCCTGCTAACACTTTATATCCGTTAGCTAGGTTCATCGTAAATTATGCTGAAAAATATGGGATAGAGACCATTATATCAGTAACTGGAGTTCCAGTGCCTAACAGATTAGATTTAGATAAGCCTACCCCTTATTGGATAACGAATTCTGAAGATTTTGCTAAAGAATTAGATGAATTAAATTTAATGAAAAAATTTGACGAAGGATATATAGCTGGACCTTATGCCACGATTTTAATAGAATCTTCTAAGAAATCCATAAGAAACTTCGTAATAGTTGTAGAGTCCTTCTTAGATTTGCCAGATCCAGAAGCTTCTGCAGTAGCGCTGGAGATAATTTCAAAAATAATAGGGTTTAAGGTAGATACTACATCTTTATTAAAAGAAGCAGAGGAAATTAGGGGAAAAATAAAAGGTTTAATGCAGCAGACTAAACAAGAGATTCCTAATTATGCTGGCTTAAAACCTTTTACATATGCGTGA
- a CDS encoding signal peptidase I, whose amino-acid sequence MKMKKSDLAIIFLIILIYVLMFSNIVQTASVEGVSMYPIFQNGALTFYTSPNNIKVGNIIIYKSPYFNDYVIHRVINIQNGNYITQGIDKITNPKPDNEIGLEPLNGIPHNLIVGKVLEIDNVTFSIPYLGYISILFSAII is encoded by the coding sequence ATGAAGATGAAGAAGAGTGACTTAGCGATAATATTTTTAATAATTTTAATATATGTCCTAATGTTCTCTAATATAGTTCAAACTGCAAGTGTAGAAGGAGTTTCTATGTATCCTATATTTCAAAACGGAGCATTAACATTTTATACTAGTCCTAATAATATTAAAGTAGGGAATATTATTATATACAAATCTCCGTATTTTAATGATTATGTAATACATAGGGTAATAAATATACAAAATGGAAATTATATAACACAAGGGATAGATAAGATAACTAATCCTAAGCCAGATAATGAAATAGGTTTAGAACCATTAAATGGGATACCTCATAATTTAATTGTGGGTAAGGTTTTAGAAATTGATAACGTAACATTCTCTATTCCTTATTTAGGATATATATCAATACTATTTTCTGCAATTATTTAA
- the cdvA gene encoding cell division protein CdvA translates to MMNFCLLKSPNLYKCYLSDQIFLRSITMPVSYEVLTKFIGQKIKDIYGREFGYLIHVYSEIDGTITGVEVSQGSSFITIEPERIKTDGDTILILPDWKAEAMRILNFMEKIRKRQRALEELYNKQEIPKSEYDDMRRKLDTEMIKLKDDQNKLKGKLKSRLNEIEDQLNHIDKAIISLKMSYISSEIPETAYKNSMELLRQSKESFTLERDDIKKTLDKLDSLDKETIELKPLGSLTNSQQSDTKTEQTKSEIPLPIPVKVINTL, encoded by the coding sequence ATGATGAATTTCTGCTTGCTGAAGAGCCCTAATCTTTATAAGTGTTATTTAAGTGACCAAATATTTTTGAGGAGTATTACCATGCCCGTATCGTATGAGGTACTAACGAAATTTATTGGACAGAAAATTAAAGATATTTATGGTAGAGAATTTGGATATCTTATTCATGTGTATAGTGAAATCGATGGTACAATAACTGGTGTAGAAGTTTCTCAAGGATCTTCTTTCATAACAATCGAACCAGAAAGAATTAAGACTGATGGAGATACCATATTAATCTTACCAGATTGGAAAGCTGAAGCGATGAGAATATTAAATTTCATGGAAAAAATCAGAAAAAGGCAGAGAGCCTTAGAAGAATTATATAACAAACAAGAGATACCGAAAAGTGAATATGATGATATGAGAAGAAAGCTAGATACTGAGATGATTAAATTAAAGGATGATCAAAACAAGTTAAAAGGCAAACTTAAATCAAGGCTCAATGAAATCGAAGATCAATTAAATCACATAGACAAGGCCATAATTTCATTAAAAATGAGCTATATTTCCTCTGAAATCCCTGAAACTGCATATAAAAACTCAATGGAATTGCTAAGACAGTCAAAGGAGAGTTTTACTTTAGAAAGAGATGACATAAAGAAAACCTTAGATAAATTGGACTCGCTAGATAAAGAAACTATTGAACTTAAACCTTTAGGCTCGTTAACTAATAGCCAACAAAGTGATACAAAGACCGAACAAACCAAATCAGAAATACCATTGCCAATACCGGTAAAGGTAATAAATACTCTTTGA